The window GTCGGTCCACCAGGAACCGTCAACCAGGAAAAGGTATTCGTAGCGCCCCGGTTTAAGTTTCATGCTTTTTTTGAAAATGTCGCCCTTGGATTTTTGCATTTTCAGTGAACTCGTGTTCCATTCGTTGAAATCTCCGGCAAGAAAAACTTTACTGGCGCCCGGAGCGCATACCTTGAATTCAATTGATGGAATTGTTTTTTTCGGCTTGGGAGCGGCCGCCTTTTTTGTCGGTACTGCTGTTTTGGTGGCGATTGGTGTTGCAACGGCTGCGACGGCTTTTTGGGGCTTTGCAGTGGCTTTGGTTTTAATTGTTTTGGTTTTTGGCGTTGTTGCCATGTTTGAATCCTCCCTTAAAGGTGAAACATATCATTATTATACACAGCTTTATAAATCCGATTCATCATGGCATGCTGTGTCTTTCTCTGCGGTTGCCTGCTCACCGCGCTGCAAGGCTGTTCTGCAGGTCCCTGCCTTTGTTCAGGACCTGACATGCGCCTCGAATTTGTGTCATTCGTCTATATCTCAAAAACAATAATGTGGGAAAAGTTAGGGTGGAGTCAATGAAAAAATAATGTTACTTGAAAGTAATTCGATTGAATCCCCCTTTTTCAAACCAGGGCCGGGTGGCATCGATGCCGCAGATTTCAAAAATTATTGCTTCAAGAATCAAATAGACCTTTGTGCCTTTGCGGACACATGCAGTCAAGGTGTCGCCGTGGTGGCCCAGAGCGGCATGGAGATGAATTCTCGGTTCTACTTCATCCCAGAAAATGCTTCCTGCGCCTAATACCTCACGGGCTGTGTCTTCGTGTTTCCATACCGGCTCGGGAGGCATCACCGGTTCCTTGGGTCCGGTCACCACATCAGCTTCAAGCATTCCCCCCAAAACCTGGAACCAGCCGCAGCGGATATTTTCTCTGACGATCAGTTCTTTCAACTCTCCAAGAAAATCATCCTGGTGATCAAAACGGGCGGAGAATACCCTGCCCATGGTTCCGGTTCTGTAGTCCATAATTGTTCCTAATAGTGTCCAGTTTTAGGTGATATTATAATATTTTCAGGATTTACACGAGTATGTTTAGGAATAACGAATATCGAACAAGGAATATCGAATGTCGAACGAACTAATCTGACCATTAGAATATATACCGCAATTATAGAGGGTAATTGCATATAGATTTTGTTTTGGTGAATTCTGCAAAACAAATGGTAAAATATATCTTCTTAAATGATTTGATCTATATCCTTGGAAAACATCTACAGTTCATTATTCCTTGTTCGATGTTCTGCGGTTCAATGTCGCCCTTGTCGGGGGCACCGATCTTTTTAAATATATACCTCCAGTATTTGGCAGTGGAGGAAAACAGTCATTCGGGAGTTAAATCCCAAACTTTGCCTTTTCAAACGCCCCTTTGAGCATTCTGAATATTTCTCTGTTCAGGGTGATTTTTCTGGTTCTTGCAAAGCGGAACGCCAGTTGTTGAATCGAAAGCAAATCCAGATCAGGAAAAGTTTCCCTCAAAGATGCGAGAGAAGGGCTTTCCCATTTGGGTGATAATGATTCATTCTGGCTTCTTGCCTCATCAAACGCTGCGATGGTTTCGTTAAGAATTGTGTCACGAAGATGCTCAAGTTCGTGAAAGTCCCGATTTTCTTTGAGCTTGGAACCTCTTTTTTCTTCAAGAAAATCGAGAATCGGATCAGTCTCAATATTTCGCAGTTCTTTGGCAATATATTTTATAAGCCTCTTTTTTGCGCCGCCCTTGATTTTTTGCGCCGCAAGTATCTCTGGTACCAGATATTCAGGGCACGGTAAATTTGTAATATTTTTCACCGAGAGTTTTACCAATTCCTGGGCAAGGTCTTCGATTCTTTGGGCTCGGCGTTTCAGCTCCGAGCGACTCGTTTTATTTTCCATAAAAAAGTATCCGTCTTTTTTTAAGTTGCCATTCGATTGCGGCCTGCAGTAGAATCTGCTTTAGTTAAGTACTGGTAGTAAGTAATTTCCTGGTAGGTTTTGACTAAGAAAATACTGAAACACGCTTCAATACACTCCAAAACAGCATGCATTTTTTTGGAGAGATCAGCAGACATCCAACCGGACTATACTATTTTAAGGTATCATTCGTATCATTTTTTTTAAACTATAAAGGAACGAATATCATGGCAGACAAATTTTTGATCAATCAGCCGACCCGGATTCGCTTTGGACAGGGAGCAATCAATGATCTTGCGCAAATGGTCAAGGATTTGGGCGGCAAGAAAGTTTTCATGGTGGTTGACCCGGGATTAAAGGGCGCGGGTCTTGTGGAAAAAATCACTGCGCCGTTGATACAAGCTAAAATGAAATTTGAGATCTACGATGCTATCGACCCGGAACCGGGCTTGAAGCTTGCCGATAACGGCGCCACCCTTGCCACGAAGGCCAAATGTGACTGCGTGGTCGGCGTGGGCGGTGGTTCGGCCATGGATGTCGCCAAGGCGGTAAGTATTCTGCTTACCAATGGCGGCAAGGCGGAGGATTATCTGGGGCTCGGTAAAATCAAGAAACCCGGAGTACCGAAGATCATGGTGCCGACCACCGCGGGCACCGGCGCTGAAGTTACCTTTACGGCGGTGTTTATCAATGAAAAAACAAAATCCAAAGGTGGCATGAACGGTGATCCGTTGTATCCTGATGCGGCGATTCTCGATCCGGAACTGACGGTTTCCATGCCCAGACATATCACCGCAAGCACCGGCATCGATGCTTTTACCCATGCACTTGAGGCATTCACCTCAACCCAGGCACACAGGGTTTCCGACATGTACGCCATTGAGGCGATCGATCTGATCAGCAGGAATCTGCCCCTGGCATATGCCCATGGCGGCAATATGCAGGCCCGTGAAGCAATGCTTATGGGAAGCCTGCTTGGCGGCAAGGCCCTGGCCACTGCCGGAGTCGGTCTGGTTCATGCCATGGCCTATCCCCTGGGCGGCATGTTCGGTATTCCCCATGGACTGGCAAATGCCGTACTGCTTCCCTATGTTGTGGCTTACAATATTATCGGCAACCCGGAAAAATTCGCAATCATTGCGGAAGTCATGGGCGAGGACACTGAGGGCCTTTCTTTGCGGGAAGCTTCCCTGGCTGCGGTTGAGGCTGTGTATAATCTGAATGCCGATGTCGGCATCCCGGCAACCCTTGCTGATCTCAAAATTCCTGCGAAAAAAATTCCAGAAATGGCCAGGATTGCCCTCACCGTCACCAGGCCGATTGAAAACAATCCCCG of the Pseudomonadota bacterium genome contains:
- a CDS encoding glycogen-binding domain-containing protein; its protein translation is MATTPKTKTIKTKATAKPQKAVAAVATPIATKTAVPTKKAAAPKPKKTIPSIEFKVCAPGASKVFLAGDFNEWNTSSLKMQKSKGDIFKKSMKLKPGRYEYLFLVDGSWWTDPESPEKCSNPYHGENSIITVS
- a CDS encoding DNA-binding protein, whose product is MDYRTGTMGRVFSARFDHQDDFLGELKELIVRENIRCGWFQVLGGMLEADVVTGPKEPVMPPEPVWKHEDTAREVLGAGSIFWDEVEPRIHLHAALGHHGDTLTACVRKGTKVYLILEAIIFEICGIDATRPWFEKGGFNRITFK
- a CDS encoding DUF615 domain-containing protein, whose amino-acid sequence is MENKTSRSELKRRAQRIEDLAQELVKLSVKNITNLPCPEYLVPEILAAQKIKGGAKKRLIKYIAKELRNIETDPILDFLEEKRGSKLKENRDFHELEHLRDTILNETIAAFDEARSQNESLSPKWESPSLASLRETFPDLDLLSIQQLAFRFARTRKITLNREIFRMLKGAFEKAKFGI
- a CDS encoding iron-containing alcohol dehydrogenase, coding for MADKFLINQPTRIRFGQGAINDLAQMVKDLGGKKVFMVVDPGLKGAGLVEKITAPLIQAKMKFEIYDAIDPEPGLKLADNGATLATKAKCDCVVGVGGGSAMDVAKAVSILLTNGGKAEDYLGLGKIKKPGVPKIMVPTTAGTGAEVTFTAVFINEKTKSKGGMNGDPLYPDAAILDPELTVSMPRHITASTGIDAFTHALEAFTSTQAHRVSDMYAIEAIDLISRNLPLAYAHGGNMQAREAMLMGSLLGGKALATAGVGLVHAMAYPLGGMFGIPHGLANAVLLPYVVAYNIIGNPEKFAIIAEVMGEDTEGLSLREASLAAVEAVYNLNADVGIPATLADLKIPAKKIPEMARIALTVTRPIENNPRKPSLEDVIQVYETAMNGWE